A stretch of the Zeugodacus cucurbitae isolate PBARC_wt_2022May chromosome 6, idZeuCucr1.2, whole genome shotgun sequence genome encodes the following:
- the LOC105221506 gene encoding mucin-2-like isoform X1: protein MPTSDFIIKQFLLEFMIFTNLGYVFPRSVPSLNQRPTPQFEHHFQSSLALHPFRYDHSNLQAYRLPEPVGTFYDSKRGILRSFPGGGVPVLVDHHKRCSSNFVGIKPHPNQRQYYYVCKPDCVIFGKCQNLQSFDAMKAQCIPNSTPDYNPVCTKPGSFPISTDCTIYYRCDAQLKSRIYSCPQNTVFSPHNERCICGAHCNPTKVSAHGSHIPQDSEHKFPPCLQDGTFRTPTDCALYYTCAKQQGPLYLQTRFKCPELEFFDPAQGTCRPQHEVACDSIQLSELVFPRPPPMPNLPVIYPAHYSMDSLDDSEYPTEYSLSCSKEDTVSASVSSSEGTSSDSSAQTTKSAKRSTVLTTVTTVIPSDSIKPKEVSLLKISTSTLKLDDISTSTLNPPTPSSFPTSTISIKSTIIDENSHDQMFTSVNVSNESLPPAAFPTTNSISAGSSSSTASSLNPSAANFVTTLSTDIISGSTSSPTNFLSLNIHTGESHFPISPSAFSSTSSFRDPTFKPMLNTNVTTTNTILASTAEINTTPVVSTSITSLPTTGDLTSTTRKRPFPTTAQPSSPLINKVDNSSPNVLSSSVGIIRTTTIPTFSSSLNTSLPITTLSPLDLTTTDPPTHSNTPFVETAAQTSRSMPIDPPMSSPATSNLREVTTTMSPNTESLTKGSSVTTSSILSDSPSNETNESKVKPTVSSADLTQSKLISEQTPDTITNTLSQNEVRSIRSSLLTGSVTAEENHALEKAVDIEYNSNEFENLGYYDDYELISEDTEISTTNKSAQSDILDDNIKPLNISSLITNTENDNNTAVNGTEGVVNNSHDGRFSNDVSYYEDIGDYFEELSSSTVSGPRIEMLSTAQSTSLKLNSTPLSTRSAKRGAPNYNFQIHNKSDKQTNDKSDITDMTFVTTARSDTEVSKCAIQSIEMSTEISPNEYELGSNSHIAITTPFSESVSSIRTESNHVYKNVAHLHAEDSTVVESSTESNLSDLKTASNTTSGYIATVSSYEDSGDIQTKTLTKVQTKNIEKFSKGTTNENLTNSSTPAIDFNTFTFARNFINNIDETLVIDNEIQILAENSTKINKGEESTNSSKISFTVIEKDDIDIPQTVPKSSTEPTTFKVARQAIDQINNSFELSNENEIFTESPSIALFTVKSEIEAANITESSLETTTATEVLSTEKIYNKHHTPKDLLETRMISSTAPTVTIVNHTTYYEQEANAKVLLSSSTEVNLTVRDLKKPDPIPNLVDILIPPHTQKPSQKNKRVVESINFGKNYTNQDKSHTNPQYLKMDRYLNYATTVSTPTETPNPKEIVINHFESAVIDVMSSTEPEKPFNSFEKSTGLIKIKDRFQNNNSNEGDNQENSQAPNSKPKSLRNNVIFKTRTNDLLSQSTTTPNTIITVKEKYQENTTVRTTYLDIKFQDNLVNIESNDLRIARNVPNTKTLQDTPQIYKGIYRTQTPVSNSNSETVTGFPNHATDIPKLEVVVFGNLDLTVLYCPKDCSKQHEHKYDKKFFGDQHVVGIQWDPAKTRKTMSIQTV from the exons ATGCCTACAAgtgattttataataaaacagttTCTTCTGGAATTTATGATATTTACAAATTTGGGATATGTTTTTCCCCGATCTGTACCAAGTCTGAATCAAAGGCCAACTCCACAATTTGAGCATCATTTTCAAAGTAGTTTGGCATTGCATCCATTCCGTTACGATCATTCAAATCTCCAAGCTTATCGG CTCCCTGAGCCAGTTGGTACATTTTATGACAGCAAACGCGGCATATTGCGCTCATTTCCTGGTGGGGGCGTGCCAGTGTTGGTCGACCAT CACAAGCGTTGTTCCAGCAACTTTGTAGGCATTAAGCCACATCCCAATCAACGGCAATACTACTACGTTTGCAAGCCCGATTGTGTGATATTTGGCAAATGTCAAAACCTACAG TCGTTCGATGCTATGAAAGCACAATGCATTCCAAATTCGACACCTGACTACAACCCTGTATGTACAAAGCCTGGCAGCTTCCCCATTTCAACAGATTGCACTATATACTACAGATGTGATGCGCAACTAAAATCCCGCATATACTCGTGTCCACAGAATACCGTTTTTTCGCCACACAATGAAAGATGCATATGCGGCGCTCATTGCAATCCAACGAAAGTTTCGGCCCACGGTTCGCATATACCTCAGGACAGTGAACACAAATTTCCACCATGCTTACAAGACGGCACATTTCGTACGCCAACGGATTGTGCACTTTACTATACGTGTGCTAAGCAACAAGGACCGCTCTATCTGCAAACCCGCTTCAA ATGTCCAGAGCTGGAATTTTTCGATCCTGCACAAGGCACTTGTCGACCGCAACATGAAGTCGCCTGTGATTCCATTCAACTATCTGAACTTGTATTTCCCAGGCCACCACCAATGCCAAACCTTCCCGTAATTTACCCTGCTCATTATTCCATGGACTCTTTGGACGATAGTGAATATCCAACAGAATATTCTCTGTCTTGCTCTAAAGAGG ATACAGTCAGTGCCAGCGTTAGCTCAAGCGAAGGGACGTCATCAGACTCTTCTGCACAAACTACTAAATCGGCGAAGCGTTCTACTGTATTGACTACAGTAACAACTGTAATTCCAAGTGATTCTATAAAACCTAAAGAAGTTtccttattaaaaatttctacaTCTACACTAAAACTTGATGATATATCCACATCAACATTAAATCCACCTACTCCAAGCTCATTTCCTACTTCTACCATCAGTATAAAATCCACAATAATTGACGAGAATTCGCACGATCAGATGTTCACATCTGTAAACGTTTCTAATGAGAGCCTTCCACCTGCAGCTTTTCCCACGACTAATTCAATTTCTGCAGGTTCATCCTCTTCAACAGCTTCATCATTAAATCCATCTGCAGCGAACTTCGTGACAACTTTGTCCACCGACATAATTTCAGGTTCAACCAGCTCACCAACTAATTTTCTTTCATTGAATATACACACCGGTGAATCTCATTTCCCCATTTCCCCCTCCGCATTTTCGTCAACAAGTTCGTTCAGAGATCCCACATTTAAACCTATGTTAAATACAAATGTCACTACAACAAATACCATATTAGCATCGACTGCTGAAATAAATACAACTCCGGTAGTATCTACTTCAATAACTTCTTTGCCAACAACAGGGGATTTGACGTCAACAACAAGAAAACGCCCTTTTCCAACAACCGCACAACCTAGTTCCCCTTTAATAAATAAAGTAGATAATAGTTCGCCGAATGTTCTCTCTTCTTCCGTCGGAATAATTAGAACCACAACAATTCCCACTTTTAGTTCGTCACTGAACACTTCTCTTCCTATAACAACTTTATCTCCGCTAGATTTGACAACAACTGATCCACCAACCCATTCAAATACACCTTTCGTCGAAACCGCCGCACAAACGTCTAGATCCATGCCTATTGATCCACCAATGTCATCTCCAGCAACTTCTAATCTAAGGGAAGTAACAACTACAATGTCGCCAAATACTGAATCACTAACAAAGGGTTCTTCAGTGACTACTTCTTCGATATTAAGTGACTCTCCCTCAAATGAGACAAATGAGTCTAAAGTTAAGCCAACTGTTTCGTCTGCAG ACTTGACACAAAGTAAACTAATTTCAGAACAAACACCGGACACTATTACAAATACTCTAAGCCAAAATGAAGTCAGAAGTATAAGATCAAGCTTATTGACCGGATCAGTTACGGCAGAAGAAAACCATGCGTTGGAAAAAGCAGTCGATATTGAATACAACTCTAATGAATTTGAAAACCTTGGCTACTACGATGACTATGAGCTCATTTCTGAAGATACTGaaatttcaacaacaaataaatctgCACAAAGTGATATATTGGACGATAATATAAAACCATTGAATATATCAAGCTTAATAACAAATACCGAAAATGATAATAATACAGCAGTTAATGGTACAGAGGGAGTGGTGAATAATTCACACGACGGCAGATTTAGTAACGATGTTAGTTATTATGAAGATATTGGGGATTACTTTGAGGAACTGTCTTCAAGTACAGTATCTGGTCCACGTATAGAAATGCTTTCAACGGCGCAATCAACAAGTTTGAAGTTAAATAGTACTCCTCTAAGTACACGGTCAGCCAAAAGAGGTGCCccgaattataattttcaaatacacaATAAGtccgacaaacaaacaaacgataAATCAGATATTACCGATATGACCTTTGTCACAACTGCACGATCGGATACTGAAGTATCAAAATGTGCCATTCAAAGTATCGAAATGTCAACTGAGATCAGTCCAAATGAATATGAATTGGGGTCAAATAGCCATATTGCGATAACCACTCCTTTCTCAGAATCTGTTTCAAGTATCAGAACAGAAAGCAACcatgtttataaaaatgtagCACATTTACATGCAGAAGACTCGACAGTGGTGGAAAGTTCCACAGAAAGTAATTTAAGTGATTTAAAAACGGCTTCGAATACAACAAGTGGCTATATCGCCACAGTGAGTTCGTACGAAGATTCAGGGGatattcaaacaaaaactttaacCAAAGTGCAGACTAAGAATAttgaaaagttttctaaagGAACGACAAATGAGAATTTAACGAATTCTTCAACTCCAGCAATAGATTTCAATACTTTTACATTCGcaagaaatttcataaataatatcgACGAAACCTTAGTAATTGACAACGAGATCCAAATTTTGGCTGAAAACTCCACAAAGATCAATAAAGGCGAAGAATCAACGAATTCGTCAAAAATCTCTTTTACAGTGATCGAAAAAGATGATATCGATATTCCACAAACAGTACCTAAATCGTCCACTGAGCCAACTACATTCAAGGTAGCGAGACAGGCTATAGACCAAATAAACAACAGCTTCGAAttatcaaatgaaaatgaaatatttacggAAAGCCCATCAATAGCGTTGTTTACTGTTAAATCGGAGATAGAAGCCGCAAATATAACGGAATCTTCACTAGAAACAACAACTGCGACTGAAGTATTgtcaacagaaaaaatatacaataaacacCATACACCTAAGGACTTATTAGAAACTCGTATGATATCATCAACAGCGCCTACGGTCACGATAGTAAATCACACGACTTACTATGAACAGGAAGCAAATGCTAAGGTATTATTATCCAGCAGCACGGAGGTAAATCTAACTGTGCGTGATTTAAAAAAACCTGATCCAATTCCCAACCTAGTAGATATTTTGATACctccacacacacaaaaaccgtcccaaaaaaataaaagagttgtAGAATCTATTAACTTTGGTAAGAATTATACAAATCAAGATAAAAGCCATACAAATccacaatatttgaaaatggaTCGATATCTCAATTATGCGACAACCGTAAGCACACCAACTGAAACACCAAATCCTAAGGAAATCGTAATAAACCATTTCGAAAGTGCCGTCATCGATGTGATGAGCTCTACAGAACCAGAGAAACCTTTCAATTCTTTTGAAAAAAGTACTggtcttataaaaattaaagatcgCTTCCAGAATAACAACTCAAATGAAGGAGATAATCAAGAAAATTCCCAAGCACCCAACTCAAAGCCTAAATCTCTAAGAAACAATGTTATTTTCAAGACACGTACGAATGATTTACTTTCACAATCCACTACAACACCAAATACAATAATAACTGTAAAGGAAAAATATCAAGAAAACACGACAGTTCGCACAACCTATTTAGACATAAAATTCCAAGATAATCTCGTAAATATCGAGTCCAACGATTTACGTATAGCTCGAAATGTGCCAAATACCAAAACTCTACAAGATACACCTCAAATATATAAAGGGATATATAGAACACAAACACCTGTGTCTAATTCGAATTCCGAAACAGTTACAGGATTTCCAAATCATGCTACCGATATACCCAAGCTTGAGGTTGTTGTCTTCGGAAACTTGGATTTGACCGTTCTTTATTGTCCAAAAGACTGTAGTAAGCAGCATGAACACAAATATG ACAAAAAGTTCTTTGGCGATCAGCATGTGGTGGGCATTCAGTGGGATCCAGCAAAGACTAGAAAAACTATGAGTATTCAAACGGTTTAG
- the LOC105221506 gene encoding mucin-2-like isoform X2 encodes MPTSDFIIKQFLLEFMIFTNLGYVFPRSVPSLNQRPTPQFEHHFQSSLALHPFRYDHSNLQAYRLPEPVGTFYDSKRGILRSFPGGGVPVLVDHHKRCSSNFVGIKPHPNQRQYYYVCKPDCVIFGKCQNLQSFDAMKAQCIPNSTPDYNPVCTKPGSFPISTDCTIYYRCDAQLKSRIYSCPQNTVFSPHNERCICGAHCNPTKVSAHGSHIPQDSEHKFPPCLQDGTFRTPTDCALYYTCAKQQGPLYLQTRFKCPELEFFDPAQGTCRPQHEVACDSIQLSELVFPRPPPMPNLPVIYPAHYSMDSLDDSEYPTEYSLSCSKEDTVSASVSSSEGTSSDSSAQTTKSAKRSTVLTTVTTVIPSDSIKPKEVSLLKISTSTLKLDDISTSTLNPPTPSSFPTSTISIKSTIIDENSHDQMFTSVNVSNESLPPAAFPTTNSISAGSSSSTASSLNPSAANFVTTLSTDIISGSTSSPTNFLSLNIHTGESHFPISPSAFSSTSSFRDPTFKPMLNTNVTTTNTILASTAEINTTPVVSTSITSLPTTGDLTSTTRKRPFPTTAQPSSPLINKVDNSSPNVLSSSVGIIRTTTIPTFSSSLNTSLPITTLSPLDLTTTDPPTHSNTPFVETAAQTSRSMPIDPPMSSPATSNLREVTTTMSPNTESLTKGSSVTTSSILSDSPSNETNESKVKPTVSSAEQTPDTITNTLSQNEVRSIRSSLLTGSVTAEENHALEKAVDIEYNSNEFENLGYYDDYELISEDTEISTTNKSAQSDILDDNIKPLNISSLITNTENDNNTAVNGTEGVVNNSHDGRFSNDVSYYEDIGDYFEELSSSTVSGPRIEMLSTAQSTSLKLNSTPLSTRSAKRGAPNYNFQIHNKSDKQTNDKSDITDMTFVTTARSDTEVSKCAIQSIEMSTEISPNEYELGSNSHIAITTPFSESVSSIRTESNHVYKNVAHLHAEDSTVVESSTESNLSDLKTASNTTSGYIATVSSYEDSGDIQTKTLTKVQTKNIEKFSKGTTNENLTNSSTPAIDFNTFTFARNFINNIDETLVIDNEIQILAENSTKINKGEESTNSSKISFTVIEKDDIDIPQTVPKSSTEPTTFKVARQAIDQINNSFELSNENEIFTESPSIALFTVKSEIEAANITESSLETTTATEVLSTEKIYNKHHTPKDLLETRMISSTAPTVTIVNHTTYYEQEANAKVLLSSSTEVNLTVRDLKKPDPIPNLVDILIPPHTQKPSQKNKRVVESINFGKNYTNQDKSHTNPQYLKMDRYLNYATTVSTPTETPNPKEIVINHFESAVIDVMSSTEPEKPFNSFEKSTGLIKIKDRFQNNNSNEGDNQENSQAPNSKPKSLRNNVIFKTRTNDLLSQSTTTPNTIITVKEKYQENTTVRTTYLDIKFQDNLVNIESNDLRIARNVPNTKTLQDTPQIYKGIYRTQTPVSNSNSETVTGFPNHATDIPKLEVVVFGNLDLTVLYCPKDCSKQHEHKYDKKFFGDQHVVGIQWDPAKTRKTMSIQTV; translated from the exons ATGCCTACAAgtgattttataataaaacagttTCTTCTGGAATTTATGATATTTACAAATTTGGGATATGTTTTTCCCCGATCTGTACCAAGTCTGAATCAAAGGCCAACTCCACAATTTGAGCATCATTTTCAAAGTAGTTTGGCATTGCATCCATTCCGTTACGATCATTCAAATCTCCAAGCTTATCGG CTCCCTGAGCCAGTTGGTACATTTTATGACAGCAAACGCGGCATATTGCGCTCATTTCCTGGTGGGGGCGTGCCAGTGTTGGTCGACCAT CACAAGCGTTGTTCCAGCAACTTTGTAGGCATTAAGCCACATCCCAATCAACGGCAATACTACTACGTTTGCAAGCCCGATTGTGTGATATTTGGCAAATGTCAAAACCTACAG TCGTTCGATGCTATGAAAGCACAATGCATTCCAAATTCGACACCTGACTACAACCCTGTATGTACAAAGCCTGGCAGCTTCCCCATTTCAACAGATTGCACTATATACTACAGATGTGATGCGCAACTAAAATCCCGCATATACTCGTGTCCACAGAATACCGTTTTTTCGCCACACAATGAAAGATGCATATGCGGCGCTCATTGCAATCCAACGAAAGTTTCGGCCCACGGTTCGCATATACCTCAGGACAGTGAACACAAATTTCCACCATGCTTACAAGACGGCACATTTCGTACGCCAACGGATTGTGCACTTTACTATACGTGTGCTAAGCAACAAGGACCGCTCTATCTGCAAACCCGCTTCAA ATGTCCAGAGCTGGAATTTTTCGATCCTGCACAAGGCACTTGTCGACCGCAACATGAAGTCGCCTGTGATTCCATTCAACTATCTGAACTTGTATTTCCCAGGCCACCACCAATGCCAAACCTTCCCGTAATTTACCCTGCTCATTATTCCATGGACTCTTTGGACGATAGTGAATATCCAACAGAATATTCTCTGTCTTGCTCTAAAGAGG ATACAGTCAGTGCCAGCGTTAGCTCAAGCGAAGGGACGTCATCAGACTCTTCTGCACAAACTACTAAATCGGCGAAGCGTTCTACTGTATTGACTACAGTAACAACTGTAATTCCAAGTGATTCTATAAAACCTAAAGAAGTTtccttattaaaaatttctacaTCTACACTAAAACTTGATGATATATCCACATCAACATTAAATCCACCTACTCCAAGCTCATTTCCTACTTCTACCATCAGTATAAAATCCACAATAATTGACGAGAATTCGCACGATCAGATGTTCACATCTGTAAACGTTTCTAATGAGAGCCTTCCACCTGCAGCTTTTCCCACGACTAATTCAATTTCTGCAGGTTCATCCTCTTCAACAGCTTCATCATTAAATCCATCTGCAGCGAACTTCGTGACAACTTTGTCCACCGACATAATTTCAGGTTCAACCAGCTCACCAACTAATTTTCTTTCATTGAATATACACACCGGTGAATCTCATTTCCCCATTTCCCCCTCCGCATTTTCGTCAACAAGTTCGTTCAGAGATCCCACATTTAAACCTATGTTAAATACAAATGTCACTACAACAAATACCATATTAGCATCGACTGCTGAAATAAATACAACTCCGGTAGTATCTACTTCAATAACTTCTTTGCCAACAACAGGGGATTTGACGTCAACAACAAGAAAACGCCCTTTTCCAACAACCGCACAACCTAGTTCCCCTTTAATAAATAAAGTAGATAATAGTTCGCCGAATGTTCTCTCTTCTTCCGTCGGAATAATTAGAACCACAACAATTCCCACTTTTAGTTCGTCACTGAACACTTCTCTTCCTATAACAACTTTATCTCCGCTAGATTTGACAACAACTGATCCACCAACCCATTCAAATACACCTTTCGTCGAAACCGCCGCACAAACGTCTAGATCCATGCCTATTGATCCACCAATGTCATCTCCAGCAACTTCTAATCTAAGGGAAGTAACAACTACAATGTCGCCAAATACTGAATCACTAACAAAGGGTTCTTCAGTGACTACTTCTTCGATATTAAGTGACTCTCCCTCAAATGAGACAAATGAGTCTAAAGTTAAGCCAACTGTTTCGTCTGCAG AACAAACACCGGACACTATTACAAATACTCTAAGCCAAAATGAAGTCAGAAGTATAAGATCAAGCTTATTGACCGGATCAGTTACGGCAGAAGAAAACCATGCGTTGGAAAAAGCAGTCGATATTGAATACAACTCTAATGAATTTGAAAACCTTGGCTACTACGATGACTATGAGCTCATTTCTGAAGATACTGaaatttcaacaacaaataaatctgCACAAAGTGATATATTGGACGATAATATAAAACCATTGAATATATCAAGCTTAATAACAAATACCGAAAATGATAATAATACAGCAGTTAATGGTACAGAGGGAGTGGTGAATAATTCACACGACGGCAGATTTAGTAACGATGTTAGTTATTATGAAGATATTGGGGATTACTTTGAGGAACTGTCTTCAAGTACAGTATCTGGTCCACGTATAGAAATGCTTTCAACGGCGCAATCAACAAGTTTGAAGTTAAATAGTACTCCTCTAAGTACACGGTCAGCCAAAAGAGGTGCCccgaattataattttcaaatacacaATAAGtccgacaaacaaacaaacgataAATCAGATATTACCGATATGACCTTTGTCACAACTGCACGATCGGATACTGAAGTATCAAAATGTGCCATTCAAAGTATCGAAATGTCAACTGAGATCAGTCCAAATGAATATGAATTGGGGTCAAATAGCCATATTGCGATAACCACTCCTTTCTCAGAATCTGTTTCAAGTATCAGAACAGAAAGCAACcatgtttataaaaatgtagCACATTTACATGCAGAAGACTCGACAGTGGTGGAAAGTTCCACAGAAAGTAATTTAAGTGATTTAAAAACGGCTTCGAATACAACAAGTGGCTATATCGCCACAGTGAGTTCGTACGAAGATTCAGGGGatattcaaacaaaaactttaacCAAAGTGCAGACTAAGAATAttgaaaagttttctaaagGAACGACAAATGAGAATTTAACGAATTCTTCAACTCCAGCAATAGATTTCAATACTTTTACATTCGcaagaaatttcataaataatatcgACGAAACCTTAGTAATTGACAACGAGATCCAAATTTTGGCTGAAAACTCCACAAAGATCAATAAAGGCGAAGAATCAACGAATTCGTCAAAAATCTCTTTTACAGTGATCGAAAAAGATGATATCGATATTCCACAAACAGTACCTAAATCGTCCACTGAGCCAACTACATTCAAGGTAGCGAGACAGGCTATAGACCAAATAAACAACAGCTTCGAAttatcaaatgaaaatgaaatatttacggAAAGCCCATCAATAGCGTTGTTTACTGTTAAATCGGAGATAGAAGCCGCAAATATAACGGAATCTTCACTAGAAACAACAACTGCGACTGAAGTATTgtcaacagaaaaaatatacaataaacacCATACACCTAAGGACTTATTAGAAACTCGTATGATATCATCAACAGCGCCTACGGTCACGATAGTAAATCACACGACTTACTATGAACAGGAAGCAAATGCTAAGGTATTATTATCCAGCAGCACGGAGGTAAATCTAACTGTGCGTGATTTAAAAAAACCTGATCCAATTCCCAACCTAGTAGATATTTTGATACctccacacacacaaaaaccgtcccaaaaaaataaaagagttgtAGAATCTATTAACTTTGGTAAGAATTATACAAATCAAGATAAAAGCCATACAAATccacaatatttgaaaatggaTCGATATCTCAATTATGCGACAACCGTAAGCACACCAACTGAAACACCAAATCCTAAGGAAATCGTAATAAACCATTTCGAAAGTGCCGTCATCGATGTGATGAGCTCTACAGAACCAGAGAAACCTTTCAATTCTTTTGAAAAAAGTACTggtcttataaaaattaaagatcgCTTCCAGAATAACAACTCAAATGAAGGAGATAATCAAGAAAATTCCCAAGCACCCAACTCAAAGCCTAAATCTCTAAGAAACAATGTTATTTTCAAGACACGTACGAATGATTTACTTTCACAATCCACTACAACACCAAATACAATAATAACTGTAAAGGAAAAATATCAAGAAAACACGACAGTTCGCACAACCTATTTAGACATAAAATTCCAAGATAATCTCGTAAATATCGAGTCCAACGATTTACGTATAGCTCGAAATGTGCCAAATACCAAAACTCTACAAGATACACCTCAAATATATAAAGGGATATATAGAACACAAACACCTGTGTCTAATTCGAATTCCGAAACAGTTACAGGATTTCCAAATCATGCTACCGATATACCCAAGCTTGAGGTTGTTGTCTTCGGAAACTTGGATTTGACCGTTCTTTATTGTCCAAAAGACTGTAGTAAGCAGCATGAACACAAATATG ACAAAAAGTTCTTTGGCGATCAGCATGTGGTGGGCATTCAGTGGGATCCAGCAAAGACTAGAAAAACTATGAGTATTCAAACGGTTTAG